A stretch of Methanosphaerula palustris E1-9c DNA encodes these proteins:
- a CDS encoding potassium channel family protein has translation MIVSTLRSISRWITRTASTQRIRIYLVIFLVQITAYTLIFHALYPLTEQKPISWVGALFFVIETMTTTGYGDLLPFYNQITQAFSMVMIVTGVVMIFMVIPLLFTPYLTQLVKPTPPRRPPHILRDHVVIMGYDDQARSLIESLMIEEIDVVIVEADEETAMRATMRYRRHAYVIWGEYTHPATHAHACVSTARYVIVNGDERSTANIILGIREITDAHIIAVVDNLSFDRYLRYAGAEYVFSPKNSTGKILARHALVTPDIAAVVDVIGSDLPFSLANPQSQSLWLIKIPILPGTRVVNRTIRELDLFQRYNVNIVILWHAGEFLLTPDPDKVIDTRTMLFLIGKAEDIASAIEALFLPPDGDKTFAVIAGFGDVGAAAYKELTGKGIECVVVDQHPQTSPSVIGNAEDEEVLKKTHLEKAQICIVALNDDSVNIFTTLMARNINPDLKIFARANHAGSVDKLYRAGADFVALQPTIGGQTIAGIVLADHVKILLDLPGGQKVVMKHWMKSHARTVNWLERKSGVRVLGVEGSSRSLVRPNGDEVLLEGDKVILMGEVKMLKRCIQLM, from the coding sequence GTGATCGTCTCCACCCTCCGTTCCATCAGCCGCTGGATTACCCGCACCGCTTCGACGCAGCGGATCCGAATATATCTGGTCATCTTTCTGGTTCAGATCACCGCATACACACTGATATTTCATGCCCTCTACCCGCTGACCGAGCAGAAGCCCATCTCCTGGGTGGGAGCCCTCTTCTTTGTCATAGAGACCATGACCACGACCGGCTATGGGGACCTCCTCCCGTTTTATAACCAGATCACGCAGGCCTTCTCGATGGTGATGATCGTGACCGGGGTGGTGATGATCTTCATGGTGATCCCGTTGCTGTTCACCCCGTACCTGACTCAACTGGTCAAGCCCACACCCCCGCGTCGCCCTCCTCACATCCTCCGGGATCACGTAGTGATCATGGGATACGACGATCAGGCCAGGTCTCTGATCGAGAGCCTGATGATCGAGGAGATCGACGTCGTGATCGTGGAGGCTGACGAGGAGACTGCGATGAGGGCCACGATGCGATACCGAAGGCACGCATATGTGATCTGGGGGGAATACACCCACCCAGCCACCCATGCTCATGCCTGTGTCAGCACTGCACGTTATGTGATCGTCAATGGGGACGAGCGTTCGACGGCCAACATCATCCTCGGGATTCGGGAGATCACAGATGCCCATATCATTGCGGTCGTGGATAATCTCTCGTTTGATCGGTATCTTCGGTATGCCGGTGCCGAGTACGTCTTCTCCCCGAAGAACTCGACCGGCAAGATCCTGGCTCGCCATGCGCTCGTGACCCCGGACATTGCGGCGGTCGTCGATGTTATTGGTTCGGATCTCCCGTTTTCACTCGCCAATCCGCAGAGTCAGTCGCTCTGGCTGATAAAGATCCCAATCCTTCCCGGGACACGGGTTGTGAACCGAACGATCCGAGAACTCGATCTCTTTCAGCGTTATAACGTCAATATCGTGATCCTCTGGCATGCCGGGGAATTCCTGCTCACCCCTGATCCTGACAAGGTGATCGACACCCGGACAATGCTCTTTCTCATCGGGAAGGCGGAGGATATCGCCAGCGCGATAGAAGCACTCTTCCTGCCCCCCGATGGAGATAAAACCTTCGCCGTGATCGCCGGGTTTGGGGATGTCGGGGCAGCGGCCTATAAGGAACTGACCGGAAAGGGGATCGAGTGTGTGGTGGTCGATCAGCACCCCCAGACAAGCCCGTCGGTGATCGGTAATGCAGAGGACGAAGAGGTCCTCAAGAAGACGCATCTTGAGAAGGCACAGATCTGCATCGTCGCTCTGAACGATGACAGTGTCAACATCTTTACGACCCTGATGGCACGAAATATCAACCCGGATCTGAAGATCTTTGCCCGTGCCAATCATGCAGGGTCTGTCGACAAACTTTACCGGGCAGGAGCCGACTTTGTCGCGCTTCAGCCGACGATCGGCGGGCAGACGATAGCAGGGATTGTCCTCGCAGATCATGTGAAGATCCTGCTCGATCTCCCTGGCGGGCAGAAAGTGGTGATGAAGCACTGGATGAAGAGCCATGCTCGGACGGTCAACTGGCTCGAGCGGAAGAGCGGCGTCCGGGTGCTCGGGGTCGAGGGCTCGAGCCGGTCCCTGGTCCGGCCGAACGGTGATGAAGTTCTGCTCGAAGGGGATAAGGTGATTCTGATGGGTGAGGTTAAGATGTTGAAACGGTGTATACAATTAATGTAG